From Penaeus vannamei isolate JL-2024 chromosome 12, ASM4276789v1, whole genome shotgun sequence, the proteins below share one genomic window:
- the LOC138863646 gene encoding pigment-dispersing hormone type 1-like, with product MHRAVFAALLVVVVMSLQQTASGETLKHYEREVVSELAAQILRVAQGPSAFAAGPHKRNSELINSLLGIPKVMNDAGRR from the exons ATGCATAGAGCCGTATTCGCAGCCCTTCTTGTGGTAGTGGTCATGAGCCTTCAACAGACGGCTTCCGGGGAAACCCTGAAACACTACGAACGTGAG GTGGTTTCGGAGTTGGCGGCGCAGATCCTGCGCGTGGCCCAGGGACCCTCGGCCTTCGCGGCGGGACCTCACAAGCGCAACTCGGAGCTGATCAACTCCCTCCTGGGGATCCCCAAGGTCATGAACGACGCCGGGAGGAGATAA